A stretch of Aphelocoma coerulescens isolate FSJ_1873_10779 chromosome 1A, UR_Acoe_1.0, whole genome shotgun sequence DNA encodes these proteins:
- the PTHLH gene encoding parathyroid hormone-related protein, with the protein MFAKLFQQWSFAVFLLSYSVPSYGRSVEGISRRLKRAVSEHQLLHDKGKSIQDLRRRIFLQNLIEGVNTAEIRATSEVSPNPKPATNTKNYPVRFGSEDEGRYLTQETNKSQTYKEQPLKVSGKKKKAKPGKRKEQEKKKRRTRSAWLNSGMYGDVVTESPLLDISVTTHNHTLRRR; encoded by the exons ATGTTCGCTAAACTCTTCCAGCAGTGGAGTTTCGCAGTGTTCCTGCTGAGTTATTCCGTGCCCTCCTACGGGAGATCAGTAGAGGGGATCAGCCGCAGACT CAAACGGGCTGTATCAGAGCACCAGCTATTGCATGACAAGGGCAAGTCAATCCAAGACTTACGAAGAAGAATATTCCTTCAAAATTTGATCGAAGGTGTCAACACTGCAGAGATCCGTGCAACGTCAGAGGTGTCACCTAACCCTAAACCCGCTACCAACACGAAGAACTACCCTGTCCGGTTTGGCAGTGAAGATGAGGGCAGATACTTAACTCAGGAGACAAACAAATCACAGACCTACAAGGAGCAGCCCCTGAAGGtgtcagggaagaaaaagaaagcaaagcctgGAAAACGTAAGgaacaagagaagaaaaagaggcgAACCCGCTCAGCTTGGCTAAATTCCGGCATGTATGGAGACGTCGTGACCGAGAGCCCACTCCTGGACATCTCTGTTACTACACATAATCACACTTTAAG gaGGCGCTGA